In a single window of the Sulfurimonas sp. hsl 1-7 genome:
- a CDS encoding toxin-antitoxin system YwqK family antitoxin, translating into MNKYLSALLVVSSLSSIASAELVKSYFKTGGLKAETNYRDGTRTETREGVKDGIEKIYYEEGPLAYSVNYIDGKRDGKLTWYDKQGRLLAEMFYDHGKMEGIEKAYYVNSQIKHQVKYINDKKEGVQKEYFDNGQLALTVNYKNNKKEGVQKEYTEEGKLYSEVTYKNNYKEGYKKWYDASGNVIKKEFFKQDRPVDLMKKVQAKKDDQTEIFIKDIDFSPQKAR; encoded by the coding sequence ATGAATAAATATTTAAGTGCATTACTAGTAGTGTCTAGTTTAAGTAGTATAGCTTCAGCAGAGCTGGTAAAGAGTTATTTTAAAACAGGTGGACTCAAAGCAGAGACAAACTATAGAGACGGTACACGCACTGAGACAAGAGAGGGTGTAAAGGATGGAATTGAAAAGATATATTATGAAGAGGGACCGCTCGCTTACAGTGTAAACTATATTGATGGAAAAAGAGACGGTAAACTTACTTGGTATGATAAACAAGGACGTTTACTTGCCGAGATGTTTTACGATCACGGGAAAATGGAAGGTATAGAGAAAGCTTACTATGTAAACTCTCAGATAAAGCACCAGGTAAAATATATTAATGATAAAAAAGAGGGTGTACAAAAAGAGTATTTTGACAATGGTCAGTTGGCACTTACCGTGAATTATAAAAATAATAAAAAAGAGGGTGTGCAAAAAGAGTACACAGAAGAAGGAAAACTCTATAGTGAAGTTACATATAAAAATAACTATAAAGAGGGATACAAAAAATGGTATGATGCCTCTGGAAATGTCATTAAAAAAGAGTTTTTTAAACAAGACAGACCTGTAGATCTTATGAAAAAAGTTCAAGCAAAAAAAGATGATCAAACAGAAATTTTCATTAAAGACATAGACTTCTCTCCTCAAAAGGCAAGATAG
- the ccsA gene encoding cytochrome c biogenesis protein, translated as MKQILSFMGSMKTMAVLMLIFAFSIGYATIIENDFGTMTAKAEIYNAKWFELLLGLLAFNLLLNMINYRMFSVKKAPIFIFHSAFFVILLGAAITRFVGFEGTMHIREGLTSSSILSSEIYFDVSAKQESTSVSSTQKVYLSKRAENHLNSSLEVNGKNVDVKLVEYIPDAIESIVEDPNGKPMLNLMITGGGQGKKVALAEGSYYDAGNFVLDFTSGVKFNKPTIGIFVKEGTLYMNHEMNLSYFRMADRAKGELAASENEVFNQRVLYSTDLGSFVLRQFLPKAVKKIVSDPNAKAKMAGLDVLRFNVSVGDKNKEVLLYGRQGVEGVVEHLNLDGIDVSLRYGAKEIPVPFSITLKDFQLDRYPGSMSPASYASEVQLVDKANGVDMPYRIYMNHILDYQGYRFFQASYDRDEKGTVLSVNHDPGTLPTYIGYFLLALGMFWSLFSKQNRFAKLGNKAKKAAECQLVPAIIATFLVFGLTTTAKADVDPAIKTILAFDKVHADKFGQLIVQDTQGRMKPLDTLSTEVLAKVHRSATLKVGSETLTANQVIVGMMIRPDIYRDVKLIRTGDPKVNEIIGAASDAKYVSFSQFFHDAENMRGYKLAEVVDEATRKAPKDRNKLDKKALEIDEKVNVVYMVFTGSLIKIWPKPDDANNKWLATIEALETLSPEYGFMIKTLAFDYFTALDRSTQSGDWKDSDAALKHIADFQKKFGAAVYPSENSVKAEVFYNHANIFERLYPLYLVMGFVLLILSFIKIVKPKFKMDIVVKGSLLLLIVFFIAHTIGLGLRWYISGHAPWSNGYESMIYIGWATVLAGFIFSKRSPITLASTSILTGLILFVAHLNWMNPQVTNLVPVLNSYWLSIHVSMITGSYGFLGLGALLGFITLLLFIFKTDANEKQISLSIKELNAINEMSLMIGLATLTVGNFLGGVWANESWGRYWGWDPKETWALVTILVYAVVVHLRFIKSIYNEFNYSVISLLAFTSVLMTYFGVNYYLAGMHSYAKGDPVPIPDFVPVTYAIIFIVIALAFRNRKVA; from the coding sequence ATGAAACAGATTTTATCGTTCATGGGCTCCATGAAAACCATGGCAGTACTTATGTTGATTTTTGCATTTTCTATCGGTTATGCAACGATTATAGAAAATGATTTTGGAACTATGACAGCGAAAGCTGAAATATATAATGCAAAATGGTTTGAATTACTGCTGGGCTTACTGGCATTTAATCTTCTGCTAAACATGATTAACTACAGAATGTTTAGTGTTAAAAAAGCACCCATCTTTATTTTTCACTCTGCATTTTTTGTGATCTTACTTGGTGCTGCGATTACTCGTTTTGTAGGTTTTGAAGGGACGATGCATATTCGTGAAGGATTGACATCTAGTTCAATCCTCAGCTCAGAAATCTATTTTGATGTGAGTGCCAAACAAGAGAGCACATCTGTTTCATCTACTCAAAAAGTATATCTTTCAAAAAGAGCAGAGAATCATCTAAACAGCAGTTTAGAAGTTAACGGGAAAAACGTTGATGTAAAACTTGTTGAGTATATCCCTGATGCGATAGAGTCTATTGTAGAAGATCCAAACGGTAAACCTATGTTAAACCTGATGATTACGGGCGGGGGACAAGGGAAGAAAGTGGCTTTAGCAGAAGGAAGCTACTACGATGCAGGTAATTTTGTACTTGATTTTACAAGCGGAGTAAAGTTTAATAAACCGACGATTGGTATCTTTGTAAAAGAGGGTACATTATATATGAATCACGAGATGAATCTCTCTTACTTCAGAATGGCTGACCGTGCAAAAGGGGAACTTGCTGCAAGCGAGAACGAAGTGTTTAACCAAAGAGTTCTATACAGTACAGATTTAGGGAGTTTCGTTTTAAGACAGTTCTTGCCAAAAGCAGTGAAAAAGATTGTTAGCGATCCAAATGCAAAAGCAAAAATGGCGGGACTTGACGTACTTCGTTTTAATGTAAGTGTAGGGGATAAAAACAAAGAGGTTTTACTTTACGGAAGACAGGGTGTAGAAGGTGTTGTTGAACACCTTAACCTTGATGGTATCGATGTAAGTTTACGTTACGGTGCAAAAGAGATTCCTGTACCGTTTAGCATTACATTAAAAGATTTCCAACTCGACAGATATCCTGGTTCAATGTCTCCTGCATCGTATGCAAGTGAAGTGCAACTGGTAGATAAAGCAAATGGAGTAGATATGCCGTACAGAATCTATATGAACCATATTTTAGATTATCAGGGATATAGATTCTTCCAAGCATCTTATGACCGTGATGAAAAAGGAACAGTACTATCTGTAAATCATGATCCGGGTACATTACCTACATACATTGGGTACTTCTTATTGGCACTTGGAATGTTCTGGTCACTTTTCTCTAAACAAAACAGATTTGCAAAACTTGGAAACAAAGCAAAAAAAGCAGCTGAGTGCCAACTTGTTCCTGCAATTATTGCAACGTTTTTAGTTTTTGGTCTGACTACAACTGCAAAAGCGGATGTAGATCCTGCTATCAAGACGATTCTTGCTTTTGACAAGGTACATGCAGACAAGTTTGGACAACTGATCGTTCAAGATACACAAGGGCGTATGAAGCCTTTAGATACACTCTCAACAGAGGTTTTAGCAAAGGTTCATAGAAGTGCAACATTAAAAGTAGGAAGTGAAACACTTACTGCAAATCAAGTGATTGTAGGGATGATGATCAGACCAGATATCTACAGAGATGTGAAGCTGATCCGTACGGGTGATCCGAAAGTAAATGAGATTATCGGTGCTGCGTCTGATGCAAAATATGTATCGTTTTCTCAGTTTTTCCATGATGCAGAAAATATGCGTGGATATAAACTTGCAGAAGTTGTTGATGAAGCTACAAGAAAAGCACCAAAAGATAGAAACAAGTTAGATAAAAAAGCATTAGAGATTGACGAAAAAGTAAATGTAGTATATATGGTGTTTACTGGTTCTCTTATTAAAATTTGGCCAAAACCGGATGATGCAAACAATAAATGGCTAGCTACGATCGAGGCACTGGAGACGTTATCTCCGGAGTACGGTTTTATGATCAAAACTTTAGCGTTTGATTATTTTACGGCACTTGATCGTTCAACGCAAAGCGGTGACTGGAAAGACTCTGATGCTGCTTTAAAACACATTGCAGATTTTCAAAAGAAATTCGGTGCAGCGGTGTATCCGAGTGAGAACAGTGTAAAAGCTGAAGTTTTTTACAACCATGCAAATATCTTTGAAAGATTGTATCCGCTCTATCTTGTAATGGGATTTGTATTATTGATCCTTAGTTTTATCAAGATTGTTAAACCGAAATTTAAGATGGATATAGTTGTAAAAGGTTCTTTACTTCTTTTAATAGTTTTCTTTATTGCACATACTATCGGTTTAGGACTACGCTGGTATATCTCGGGACACGCTCCTTGGTCAAACGGATATGAGTCTATGATCTACATCGGTTGGGCTACGGTTCTTGCAGGATTTATATTCTCTAAGCGTTCACCGATTACACTAGCTTCAACTTCTATACTGACGGGTCTTATCTTGTTTGTAGCGCACCTAAACTGGATGAACCCGCAAGTAACAAACCTTGTACCGGTTCTTAACTCTTACTGGTTAAGTATCCATGTATCTATGATTACGGGTTCTTACGGTTTCTTAGGTCTTGGGGCTTTACTTGGATTTATTACACTGTTACTTTTTATCTTTAAAACAGATGCAAACGAGAAACAGATCTCGCTTTCTATTAAAGAGTTAAATGCGATCAATGAGATGAGTTTAATGATCGGACTTGCAACACTTACGGTAGGAAACTTCCTTGGCGGTGTATGGGCAAATGAGTCTTGGGGACGTTACTGGGGCTGGGATCCAAAAGAGACATGGGCACTTGTAACTATTTTAGTATATGCGGTAGTTGTACACTTGAGATTTATCAAGTCGATCTACAACGAGTTTAACTACAGTGTTATCTCTCTTTTAGCATTTACATCAGTTCTTATGACATACTTTGGAGTAAACTATTACCTAGCTGGTATGCACTCGTATGCTAAAGGTGATCCGGTTCCTATCCCTGATTTTGTGCCAGTAACGTATGCGATCATCTTTATCGTAATCGCACTGGCATTTAGAAACAGAAAAGTCGCATAG
- a CDS encoding DUF2461 domain-containing protein encodes MEFSGFSEKTLAFLESIRQNNNKEWFEAHKSEYTDLILNPSRAFVKEMGEHLMALEPTINFAPKINQSLFRIYRDTRRMGANKLPIKHRIGIIFWQGNAKRLQSSSFYLHFSPDELFVAVGVRWFEKPMLDAYRGYIKDDDKREELAEILETITAKGYSIIEKGYKRYPRGFDKEMENVELSLYKGMATYKTLNPHLIEDGEKFIDTLYKIYEDMLPLQQFMYEVSLRVKDE; translated from the coding sequence TTGGAATTTTCCGGCTTTAGCGAAAAGACATTAGCGTTTTTAGAGTCTATCAGGCAAAACAATAACAAAGAGTGGTTTGAGGCTCATAAGTCTGAGTACACAGACCTAATCCTAAACCCGTCTCGTGCTTTTGTAAAGGAGATGGGTGAACACCTTATGGCTTTAGAGCCTACAATCAATTTTGCACCTAAAATTAATCAATCCCTTTTTAGAATTTATCGCGATACAAGACGTATGGGTGCTAATAAGCTTCCGATTAAACACCGTATCGGTATCATATTTTGGCAAGGCAATGCCAAACGCTTACAGAGCTCGTCTTTTTATCTCCATTTTTCACCCGATGAACTTTTTGTAGCGGTTGGTGTAAGATGGTTTGAAAAGCCGATGCTTGATGCCTATCGCGGTTACATCAAAGATGATGATAAAAGAGAAGAATTAGCCGAGATCTTAGAGACAATTACTGCCAAAGGGTACAGCATAATTGAGAAAGGGTATAAACGCTATCCAAGAGGTTTTGATAAAGAGATGGAGAATGTAGAACTCTCTTTATATAAAGGGATGGCGACATATAAAACGCTTAATCCACACTTGATCGAAGACGGTGAGAAATTTATAGATACTCTTTATAAGATTTATGAAGATATGCTTCCTTTACAACAGTTTATGTATGAAGTGAGTCTGCGAGTAAAAGATGAGTAG
- a CDS encoding cupin domain-containing protein: protein MSSKFFDYTLPELDSENFTTLLEHKNVKISRIISNTLKTEQTFLSDKDEWVIVLQGCAKLEMNGSVHKLTKGESLFIPANTEHKLLKTKKVVIWLAVYID, encoded by the coding sequence ATGAGTAGTAAATTTTTTGATTACACTTTACCGGAACTCGATAGTGAAAATTTTACAACGCTTCTTGAACATAAAAATGTTAAAATTAGCCGTATAATAAGTAATACCTTAAAAACTGAACAGACATTTCTCAGTGATAAAGATGAATGGGTAATAGTTCTGCAAGGGTGTGCAAAGCTTGAGATGAACGGCAGCGTTCATAAACTTACAAAAGGGGAGAGTTTGTTTATCCCTGCAAATACGGAACACAAATTACTAAAAACAAAAAAAGTGGTCATTTGGCTGGCAGTTTATATCGATTAG
- the hemH gene encoding ferrochelatase, whose protein sequence is MKKEALLLLNMGGPNNLEEVEVFLKNMFNDKNILTMKSDLLRKFIGGMITFTRTESSQEIYRELGGKSPIVGHTKNLVNKLQEKLGEGVIVDFVMRYTPPFADEVIERLNKEDVDKIYLIPMYPQYSTTTTKSSLEDFEETYHDSEGDALVVEIKHYFENEKYNQAVLEKIKESVGNDDYKDFDIIFSAHGLPQKIVDAGDVYEKHVNRHVAILKEMMAKEGMDFHEVHLAYQSKVGPMKWLEPSLEDKLKTVRNRGVIIYPIAFTIDNSETDFELDIEYREIAEELGFKEYRVAKCLNDSDLFVEALLEIYEKMK, encoded by the coding sequence ATGAAAAAAGAAGCACTATTATTACTGAACATGGGTGGGCCTAACAACCTTGAAGAGGTTGAAGTTTTTTTAAAAAACATGTTTAATGATAAAAACATTTTAACGATGAAGAGTGACCTGCTTAGAAAGTTTATCGGTGGGATGATCACATTTACAAGAACAGAGAGTTCTCAAGAGATATATAGAGAACTCGGTGGAAAATCTCCAATTGTCGGACATACAAAAAATCTTGTCAATAAACTTCAAGAGAAGCTTGGTGAGGGTGTGATCGTAGATTTTGTAATGCGTTATACCCCGCCGTTTGCAGATGAAGTGATCGAGCGGTTAAATAAAGAGGATGTGGATAAGATCTATCTTATCCCTATGTATCCACAGTACTCGACTACTACGACAAAGTCATCTTTAGAGGATTTTGAAGAGACATATCACGACAGCGAAGGTGATGCTCTTGTAGTTGAGATCAAACACTACTTTGAAAATGAAAAATACAACCAAGCGGTTTTAGAGAAGATCAAAGAGAGTGTAGGAAATGATGACTATAAAGATTTTGATATTATTTTCTCGGCACACGGACTTCCTCAAAAGATCGTAGATGCAGGTGATGTGTATGAAAAGCATGTAAATCGTCATGTAGCAATTTTAAAAGAGATGATGGCAAAAGAGGGGATGGATTTTCATGAAGTGCATCTCGCATACCAGTCAAAAGTGGGTCCTATGAAGTGGCTGGAACCATCTTTGGAAGATAAACTAAAAACTGTGCGTAACCGTGGTGTTATCATCTATCCTATCGCCTTTACGATCGATAACTCTGAAACTGATTTTGAGCTAGATATTGAGTATAGAGAGATAGCTGAAGAGTTGGGTTTTAAAGAGTATAGAGTTGCCAAATGCTTAAACGACAGTGACTTGTTCGTAGAGGCACTTTTAGAGATCTATGAGAAGATGAAATAA
- a CDS encoding HAD family hydrolase gives MQKIVIFDMDGTLIDSKKDITISINYVRELNHGLEPLSEAFVVDAINAHERNLAKMFYNTELYEDRDRVIFEKHYKEQCIQNPYLYEGVEELLYNLKENEVKLSVATNAPTIFAQTMLESLKVKELFDVIIGADKVKKSKPHPEMLHHILENYNYMNMRDRAWMIGDNSKDIEAATNAQIDAIFAAWGFSSFGSHDIVAKTPQEVASIVL, from the coding sequence ATGCAAAAGATAGTTATATTCGATATGGACGGAACCTTGATAGATTCCAAAAAGGATATCACTATCTCGATCAACTATGTTCGAGAACTCAACCATGGTCTTGAACCGCTTAGTGAAGCCTTTGTAGTAGATGCTATAAATGCACACGAGCGAAACCTTGCAAAGATGTTTTACAATACGGAGCTTTACGAAGATCGTGATCGTGTGATCTTTGAAAAACACTATAAAGAGCAGTGTATCCAGAATCCATACCTTTATGAAGGGGTAGAGGAGCTGCTTTATAACTTAAAAGAGAATGAGGTGAAGTTATCGGTAGCGACCAATGCACCCACTATTTTTGCACAAACGATGCTTGAATCATTGAAAGTAAAAGAACTTTTTGATGTAATTATAGGTGCTGATAAAGTAAAAAAATCAAAACCCCATCCCGAGATGTTACACCATATTTTGGAAAATTATAACTACATGAACATGAGAGATCGTGCTTGGATGATAGGAGACAACTCAAAAGATATAGAAGCGGCAACCAATGCACAAATTGATGCTATATTTGCAGCATGGGGATTTTCAAGTTTTGGAAGCCATGATATTGTCGCAAAAACACCGCAAGAGGTGGCATCTATAGTTTTATAA
- a CDS encoding CZB domain-containing protein: MIESFKSVLDNVNLNANSMKQGSQDLESNLMVILVKIDHILFKSDAFSNVISHNGPKGLREHSSCRLTHWKAEDAKSKFGGTTSAFSKLQALHKTVHEAANRAAEIAEGGYNEKNNSAIIDEFVKMENSSENLFNILDQMLLEYKNNTEQTK; the protein is encoded by the coding sequence ATGATTGAAAGTTTTAAAAGTGTTCTGGACAACGTTAACCTTAATGCCAACTCAATGAAACAAGGTTCTCAAGATCTAGAAAGTAATCTAATGGTAATTCTTGTTAAAATCGATCATATTCTCTTTAAATCTGATGCATTTAGCAATGTTATTTCACATAATGGACCAAAAGGTCTTCGTGAACACAGTTCATGCCGTTTAACACATTGGAAAGCAGAAGATGCTAAATCAAAATTCGGTGGTACTACATCTGCCTTTTCAAAACTCCAAGCCTTACATAAAACTGTACACGAAGCTGCAAACAGAGCTGCAGAAATTGCAGAAGGTGGCTATAATGAGAAAAACAATTCTGCAATCATTGATGAGTTTGTTAAAATGGAAAATTCAAGTGAAAATCTCTTTAATATTCTTGATCAGATGCTTCTTGAATACAAAAATAATACTGAACAAACAAAGTAA
- a CDS encoding PAS domain-containing protein, translating into MSRPIPKNNEITFGENEIIVSKTDPKGVITYGNEIFIRMSGYQEGELLGKPHNILRHPDMPRAIFKLLWNTIQDKEELNAYVKNLCKDGSYYWVLANVTPSYDKNDKIIGYFSVRRKPSKSAIEFISKLYSEMLQIENNSGVEASYKYLTDLLEKKGVSYEEFILSL; encoded by the coding sequence TTGTCAAGACCGATACCTAAAAACAATGAGATCACCTTTGGGGAGAATGAGATCATTGTTTCAAAAACAGATCCAAAAGGGGTTATTACTTACGGTAATGAAATATTTATACGTATGAGTGGTTATCAAGAGGGAGAACTTTTAGGTAAACCCCATAATATTTTAAGACATCCCGATATGCCTCGTGCTATTTTTAAACTTTTATGGAATACGATTCAGGATAAAGAGGAATTAAATGCTTATGTTAAGAACTTGTGTAAAGACGGTTCTTACTATTGGGTTTTAGCAAATGTAACACCTTCATATGACAAAAATGACAAGATAATAGGTTATTTTTCAGTACGTAGAAAACCTTCAAAATCAGCTATAGAGTTTATTTCGAAACTTTATTCAGAGATGCTGCAAATCGAAAACAATAGCGGTGTAGAAGCATCATATAAATATTTAACAGATTTACTAGAAAAAAAAGGAGTGAGTTATGAAGAATTTATCCTCTCTCTCTAA
- a CDS encoding MarR family winged helix-turn-helix transcriptional regulator: MSYKLESSIGYQTNLVATILKTSFTKLIQPRFGIAAEQFATLKIINEEQDVTQTKIADLLGKDKTTVGRSIESLIKKGLLIREESVMDKRANRVFLTPEAKEILAGANKIGLQYNEALKEKISEKELEVYFKVLKTILQESKNIELNIERGK; this comes from the coding sequence ATGTCTTATAAATTAGAAAGTTCTATAGGCTACCAAACGAATTTGGTAGCTACAATTTTAAAAACAAGCTTTACCAAGTTGATTCAACCGAGGTTTGGGATTGCAGCAGAGCAGTTTGCAACCTTGAAAATAATTAACGAAGAGCAGGATGTGACGCAGACTAAAATTGCAGATCTTTTAGGTAAAGATAAAACAACTGTAGGGCGTTCTATAGAATCACTTATTAAAAAAGGTCTTTTAATCAGGGAAGAGAGTGTTATGGATAAACGCGCAAACAGAGTTTTCTTAACTCCTGAGGCAAAAGAGATTTTAGCGGGTGCCAATAAGATAGGACTTCAATACAATGAAGCATTAAAAGAGAAGATCAGTGAAAAAGAGTTAGAGGTTTATTTTAAAGTTTTAAAGACTATTTTACAAGAGAGTAAAAATATTGAACTCAATATAGAAAGAGGAAAATAA
- a CDS encoding efflux RND transporter periplasmic adaptor subunit, with amino-acid sequence MKYQLTKVSLAVSLLFATALTAQEATKPAAPAPKVDVYVVKEAKEAPVSLEYPARITSAKEVTITARVSGVLEKQLYTEGSKLSKGTPMYKIEPDIYEAEVASKKADLNVATVQLEKAQKDWERAEGLYSEKAISEQDKDTAYFAFLSAKANVDTARAELQKVQVNLNYTNVVATINGVAGMRMVDAGDYVTVGTPLVKLTQTDPLYAEFSIPEISKLKQKYSLVNGSWKELQNAKLQALLVVDGKEYAEKGRIDFIDTSVDNATSTLKARAVFKNKDAQLIAGEFAKLKLIGIVSKNVLFVPQKAVLQNPLGTIVFVVVDGKVAVRPVKIIEASGDKFIVSGVQPKDVVIVNNFFRIKPNSPVTVDKTINSQEK; translated from the coding sequence ATGAAGTATCAATTAACAAAAGTATCTTTAGCAGTGAGTTTGTTGTTTGCAACTGCACTGACGGCACAAGAGGCAACAAAACCGGCTGCACCGGCACCAAAAGTGGATGTATATGTGGTAAAAGAGGCTAAAGAGGCTCCCGTTTCGTTAGAGTATCCAGCGCGTATAACATCTGCAAAAGAGGTAACTATTACGGCTAGGGTATCTGGTGTGTTAGAGAAGCAACTCTATACAGAGGGTTCGAAACTCTCTAAAGGTACGCCAATGTATAAAATTGAGCCTGATATCTATGAGGCGGAAGTGGCAAGTAAAAAAGCAGATTTAAATGTTGCAACTGTGCAACTTGAAAAAGCGCAAAAAGATTGGGAACGTGCAGAGGGATTATACAGCGAAAAAGCGATTAGTGAGCAGGATAAAGATACTGCATATTTCGCGTTTCTTTCGGCAAAGGCAAACGTTGATACAGCACGTGCAGAGTTACAAAAAGTGCAGGTGAATTTAAACTATACAAATGTAGTAGCGACAATCAACGGTGTTGCCGGTATGAGAATGGTTGATGCAGGCGATTATGTAACTGTAGGGACACCGCTGGTAAAACTTACACAAACAGACCCTTTATATGCCGAATTCTCTATCCCTGAGATAAGTAAGTTAAAACAGAAGTATTCACTAGTTAACGGCTCTTGGAAAGAGTTGCAAAATGCAAAACTTCAAGCTCTGCTTGTTGTAGATGGGAAAGAGTATGCAGAGAAAGGGCGTATAGATTTTATAGATACGAGTGTAGACAATGCTACTTCAACACTTAAAGCTCGTGCAGTGTTTAAAAACAAAGATGCACAGCTAATTGCGGGAGAGTTCGCAAAGTTAAAACTAATAGGTATTGTTTCAAAAAATGTACTCTTTGTACCTCAAAAAGCGGTATTGCAAAACCCTTTAGGGACAATTGTATTTGTAGTAGTTGATGGTAAAGTAGCCGTGAGACCTGTGAAGATTATTGAAGCTTCAGGGGATAAGTTTATAGTTTCAGGTGTACAACCAAAAGATGTTGTGATTGTAAACAACTTTTTTAGAATCAAGCCTAACAGCCCTGTAACTGTAGATAAAACTATTAATTCTCAGGAAAAATAA